A single region of the Streptomyces sp. NBC_01262 genome encodes:
- the qcrC gene encoding cytochrome bc1 complex diheme cytochrome c subunit: MKKLSARRRHPLAALVVLLLALAATGGLYAALAPQKAVADDTQQSLAIEEGKKLFAVGCSSCHGMSGQGSKADGPSLVGVGSAAVDFQVGTGRMPAQQPGAQVPQKKVAYTQAEIDQLAAYIASLGPGPSTPSKEQTATTDASVARGGELFRTNCASCHNYQGKGGALTNGKYAPDLTGVSARHMYEAMLTGPQNMPSFPDSTLTEENKRDIIAYLKEVNSDDSPSPGGFSLGSLGPVTEGLFGWIFGLGALIFVAIWVAAHTTKAKKS, from the coding sequence GTGAAAAAGCTCTCCGCACGACGGCGCCACCCGCTGGCGGCGCTTGTCGTCCTACTTCTCGCGCTCGCGGCCACCGGGGGGCTGTACGCCGCGCTCGCCCCGCAGAAGGCCGTAGCCGATGACACGCAGCAGTCACTTGCCATCGAAGAGGGCAAGAAGCTGTTCGCCGTAGGCTGCTCCAGCTGCCACGGTATGTCCGGCCAGGGCAGCAAGGCCGACGGCCCGAGCCTGGTGGGTGTGGGCTCCGCCGCCGTCGACTTCCAGGTCGGCACCGGCCGTATGCCGGCCCAGCAGCCGGGCGCCCAGGTGCCGCAGAAGAAGGTCGCGTACACCCAGGCCGAGATCGACCAGCTCGCCGCGTACATCGCCTCGCTCGGCCCCGGCCCGTCGACTCCGAGCAAGGAGCAGACCGCCACCACCGACGCGAGCGTCGCCAGGGGCGGCGAGCTGTTCCGTACGAACTGCGCCTCGTGCCACAACTACCAGGGCAAGGGCGGCGCGCTGACGAACGGCAAGTACGCGCCCGACCTGACCGGTGTCTCGGCCAGGCACATGTACGAGGCCATGCTCACCGGCCCGCAGAACATGCCTTCCTTCCCCGACAGCACGCTCACGGAGGAGAACAAGCGGGACATCATCGCTTACCTGAAAGAGGTGAACAGCGATGACTCTCCCAGCCCCGGTGGTTTCTCGCTGGGCAGCCTCGGTCCGGTCACCGAGGGTCTGTTCGGTTGGATCTTCGGCCTGGGGGCCCTGATCTTCGTTGCCATCTGGGTCGCCGCCCACACCACCAAGGCCAAGAAGTCGTGA
- the qcrA gene encoding cytochrome bc1 complex Rieske iron-sulfur subunit, protein MSEETLPSERDAHAGELAENPFADPGLPPHQPRRQDIDEKAARSSERTVALLFTLSMLATVAFIASYVIFPVDKIVYIWPIGHISALNFSLGMTLGVALFAIGAGAVHWARTLMSDVEMPAERHPIEAEPEVKAQVLADFADGARESQLGRRKLIRNTMFGALALVPLSGVVLLRDLGPLPEDKLRHTLWAKGKLLINQNTNKPLRPEDVQIGSLTFAVPEGLEQEQEDYQEQIAKAALMIVRIAPENIKDKQAREWAHQGILAYSKICTHVGCPISLYEQQTHHVLCPCHQSTFDLSDGARVIFGPAGHALPQLRISVNDEGYLEALGDFAEPVGPSFWERG, encoded by the coding sequence ATGTCAGAAGAAACCCTGCCAAGTGAGCGGGATGCTCACGCGGGCGAGCTGGCGGAGAATCCGTTCGCGGATCCCGGCCTGCCGCCGCACCAGCCACGTCGTCAGGACATCGACGAGAAGGCCGCCCGGAGTTCCGAGCGGACCGTGGCGCTGCTGTTCACGCTGTCGATGCTGGCCACTGTCGCCTTCATCGCCAGCTATGTGATCTTCCCGGTCGACAAGATCGTCTACATCTGGCCGATCGGGCACATCAGCGCGCTCAACTTCTCCCTCGGCATGACGCTCGGCGTAGCCCTCTTCGCCATCGGCGCGGGCGCGGTCCACTGGGCCCGCACCCTGATGTCCGATGTCGAGATGCCGGCCGAACGCCACCCGATCGAGGCCGAGCCCGAGGTCAAGGCCCAGGTACTGGCCGACTTCGCGGACGGAGCCCGGGAGAGTCAGCTCGGCCGTCGCAAGCTGATCCGCAACACGATGTTCGGCGCGCTGGCCCTGGTGCCGCTCTCCGGCGTCGTACTGCTCCGCGACCTGGGACCGCTGCCGGAGGACAAGCTCCGGCACACCCTGTGGGCCAAGGGCAAGCTGCTGATCAACCAGAACACCAACAAGCCGCTGCGTCCCGAGGACGTCCAGATCGGTTCCCTCACCTTCGCCGTGCCCGAGGGCCTGGAGCAGGAGCAGGAGGACTACCAGGAGCAGATCGCCAAGGCGGCCCTGATGATCGTCCGGATCGCCCCGGAGAACATCAAGGACAAGCAGGCGCGCGAGTGGGCCCACCAGGGCATCCTGGCGTACTCCAAGATCTGCACCCACGTCGGCTGTCCGATCAGCCTCTACGAGCAGCAGACGCACCACGTGCTGTGCCCGTGCCACCAGTCGACGTTCGACCTGTCCGACGGTGCCCGGGTGATCTTCGGCCCGGCCGGCCACGCCCTGCCGCAGCTGCGGATCAGCGTGAATGACGAGGGTTATCTCGAAGCGCTCGGCGACTTCGCGGAGCCCGTGGGCCCGAGCTTCTGGGAGCGTGGCTGA
- the qcrB gene encoding cytochrome bc1 complex cytochrome b subunit, whose product MATTTESAGAKPRGKAPAGERVADWADGRLGLYSLAKANMRKIFPDHWSFMLGEICLYSFIIVILTGVYLTLFFHPSMSEVTYDGVYAPLQGIKMSDAYASTLHISFDVRGGLLMRQIHHWAALVFVAGMFVHMFRVFFTGAFRKPREINYLFGFLLLFLGFFDGFLGYSLPDDLLSGTGIRFMEGAVLSVPIVGTYISFFLFGGEFPGHDIVPRFYTIHVLLIPGIMLGLLVAHLILVFYHKHTQFAGPGKTNKNVVGMPLLPVYMAKAGGFFFLVFGVIAAISALVSVNPVWSYGPYRPDQVSTDAQPDWYMGFAEGLIRVMPGWEINAWGHTLQLGVFIPLTVFPLVMAFMGAWPFIESWATGDKREHHLLDRPRNKPVRTGIGAAWIALYCVLLLGGGNDIFATRFHMSINAITWFVRIGMFVIPVIVFIVTKRWCLGLQRRDRDKVLHGRETGIIKRLPHGEFIEIHEPLPQGVLHTLTAHEQPAPLEIGPTVDKNGVERKPGRITKLRTKLSQGLYGEGTQIPKPDVEEFKEIQSGHGHH is encoded by the coding sequence ATGGCTACCACGACTGAGAGCGCCGGCGCCAAGCCGCGCGGCAAGGCACCCGCGGGTGAGCGCGTCGCCGACTGGGCAGACGGCCGGCTGGGCCTCTACAGCCTGGCCAAGGCCAACATGCGCAAGATCTTCCCGGACCACTGGTCCTTCATGCTCGGCGAGATCTGCCTCTACAGCTTCATCATCGTCATCCTCACGGGTGTCTACCTGACGCTGTTCTTCCACCCGAGCATGAGCGAGGTGACCTACGACGGCGTGTACGCGCCGCTGCAGGGCATCAAGATGTCCGACGCGTACGCCTCGACGCTGCACATCAGCTTCGACGTCCGCGGCGGCCTGCTCATGCGGCAGATCCACCACTGGGCGGCGCTGGTCTTCGTCGCGGGCATGTTCGTCCACATGTTCCGCGTCTTCTTCACCGGCGCCTTCCGCAAGCCGCGCGAGATCAACTACCTCTTCGGCTTCCTGCTGCTGTTCCTGGGCTTCTTCGACGGCTTCCTCGGCTACTCGCTCCCCGACGACCTGCTGTCGGGTACCGGTATCCGGTTCATGGAGGGCGCGGTGCTGTCCGTGCCGATCGTGGGCACGTACATCTCGTTCTTCCTCTTCGGAGGCGAGTTCCCGGGCCACGACATCGTGCCGCGGTTCTACACGATCCACGTGCTGCTGATCCCGGGCATCATGCTGGGCCTGCTGGTGGCCCACCTGATCCTGGTCTTCTACCACAAGCACACCCAGTTCGCCGGTCCCGGCAAGACCAACAAGAACGTCGTCGGCATGCCGCTGCTCCCGGTGTACATGGCCAAGGCCGGCGGCTTCTTCTTCCTGGTCTTCGGTGTCATCGCGGCCATCTCCGCGCTGGTCTCCGTCAACCCGGTCTGGTCCTACGGGCCCTACCGGCCGGACCAGGTCTCCACCGACGCCCAGCCCGACTGGTACATGGGCTTCGCCGAAGGCCTGATCCGCGTCATGCCGGGCTGGGAGATCAACGCCTGGGGCCACACCCTCCAGTTGGGTGTGTTCATCCCGCTGACGGTCTTCCCGCTCGTCATGGCCTTCATGGGCGCGTGGCCGTTCATCGAGTCCTGGGCCACCGGCGACAAGCGTGAGCACCACCTGCTGGACCGCCCGCGCAACAAGCCGGTCCGCACCGGCATCGGTGCGGCGTGGATCGCGCTCTACTGCGTGCTGCTGCTGGGTGGCGGCAATGACATCTTCGCCACCCGCTTCCACATGTCGATCAACGCGATCACCTGGTTCGTCCGGATCGGCATGTTCGTGATCCCGGTCATCGTCTTCATCGTCACCAAGCGCTGGTGCCTCGGGTTGCAGCGGCGCGACCGCGACAAGGTGCTGCACGGCCGTGAGACCGGCATCATCAAGCGGCTCCCGCACGGTGAGTTCATCGAGATCCACGAGCCGCTCCCGCAGGGCGTGCTGCACACGCTCACCGCTCACGAGCAGCCCGCGCCGCTCGAAATCGGCCCCACGGTCGACAAGAACGGCGTCGAGCGGAAGCCGGGACGGATCACCAAGCTCCGTACGAAGCTCTCGCAGGGGCTGTACGGCGAGGGGACGCAGATCCCCAAGCCGGACGTCGAGGAGTTCAAGGAGATCCAGAGCGGTCACGGTCACCACTGA
- the trpD gene encoding anthranilate phosphoribosyltransferase codes for MNWPDLLSALLSGQDLTAADTAWAMDRVMNGEATDAQIAGFMVALRAKGETVEEVTGFVDAMYAHAEPLDVPGPAVDIVGTGGDRARTVNISTMSAIVIAGAGAKVVKHGNRAASSASGSSDVLERLGINLDLAPARVAAVAEEVGITFCFAAKFHPAMRFAAPTRRDLGIPTTFNLLGPLTNPARVTSSAVGCFDTRMAGLIAGVLARRGSSALVFRGDDGLDELTTTATSQVWVVRGGEVEQVPFDPRDVGIELVPVEALRGADAEYNADVARRVLGGEAGPVRDAVLLNSAAGLVAFEPGGGTLTEQLAAGIARAAESIDSGSAAKTLERWAAATQV; via the coding sequence ATGAACTGGCCCGACCTGTTGAGCGCGCTGTTGTCCGGACAGGACCTGACCGCGGCCGACACGGCGTGGGCGATGGACCGGGTCATGAACGGCGAGGCCACGGACGCACAGATCGCCGGCTTCATGGTGGCGCTGCGCGCCAAGGGCGAGACGGTGGAGGAGGTGACCGGATTCGTCGACGCGATGTACGCGCACGCCGAGCCGCTGGACGTCCCCGGCCCGGCCGTCGACATCGTCGGGACGGGCGGCGACCGCGCCAGGACGGTGAACATCTCCACCATGTCGGCGATCGTCATCGCCGGCGCCGGCGCGAAGGTCGTCAAGCACGGCAACCGTGCCGCGTCCTCCGCGAGTGGTTCGTCGGATGTGCTGGAGCGGCTCGGGATCAACCTCGACCTGGCGCCCGCGCGGGTCGCCGCGGTCGCCGAGGAGGTCGGCATCACCTTCTGCTTCGCGGCCAAGTTCCACCCCGCGATGCGGTTCGCCGCCCCTACGCGGCGCGATCTGGGGATTCCGACGACCTTCAACCTGCTTGGGCCGTTGACCAATCCCGCTCGGGTCACTTCTTCGGCGGTCGGGTGCTTCGACACTCGGATGGCGGGGTTGATCGCGGGCGTTCTGGCGCGGCGGGGTTCGTCGGCTCTGGTTTTCCGCGGTGACGACGGGCTCGATGAGCTGACTACTACTGCTACCTCCCAGGTGTGGGTCGTGCGGGGCGGCGAGGTCGAGCAGGTGCCCTTCGACCCGCGGGACGTGGGGATCGAACTGGTGCCGGTGGAGGCCCTGCGGGGCGCTGACGCGGAGTACAACGCGGATGTGGCGCGGCGGGTGCTGGGCGGCGAGGCCGGTCCGGTGCGGGACGCGGTGCTGCTCAACTCGGCGGCGGGGCTGGTCGCGTTCGAGCCGGGCGGGGGGACGCTCACCGAGCAGCTCGCGGCCGGGATCGCGCGGGCGGCCGAGTCGATCGACTCCGGGTCCGCCGCGAAGACGCTGGAGCGGTGGGCTGCGGCCACGCAGGTGTAG
- a CDS encoding aminotransferase class V-fold PLP-dependent enzyme — MSVDQSVCAPLPVLGRDVLVPIVTGGEVTYAALDYAASAPALQRVWDDVAAYAPYYGSVHRGAGYLSQLSTDLFEQSRVAVAEFLGCRADDQVVFTRSTTDSLNLLAGAVPAGTKVYVFETEHHASLLPWRDAEVTYLSAPRSPGEAVAALEAALAGREAGPALVCVTGASNVTGEIWPVRELAAAAHAHGARIVLDAAQLAPHHPVDVTELDVDWVAFSGHKLYAPFGSGVLAGRADWLREAEPYLAGGGASKKVARRSDGGVDVEWHETAARHEAGSPNVIGVYSIASACRALTEAGFDRLVEREQELVGRVRAGLAEVPEVKVLSLFGDDAPRVGVISFVVRGWNSSHFAAALSAEYGIGVRDGLFCAHPLVRTLLGDDRQEPGDCGGDATLNAIRVSFGAGTPDEHVDRFLAAVAELVRDGAKWNYRTENGRCVPAED, encoded by the coding sequence ATGTCTGTCGACCAGTCTGTTTGTGCGCCTCTGCCCGTTCTCGGCCGGGATGTCCTCGTGCCGATCGTGACCGGCGGCGAGGTCACCTACGCGGCCCTCGACTACGCCGCCAGCGCGCCCGCGCTGCAGCGGGTGTGGGACGACGTGGCCGCTTACGCGCCGTACTACGGCAGCGTGCACCGGGGGGCCGGGTATCTGTCGCAGCTGTCGACGGATCTGTTCGAGCAGAGCCGGGTCGCGGTCGCGGAGTTCCTGGGGTGCCGGGCCGATGACCAGGTGGTGTTCACGCGGTCGACGACGGATTCGCTGAATCTGCTGGCCGGGGCCGTTCCGGCGGGCACGAAGGTGTACGTGTTCGAGACCGAGCACCATGCCTCGCTGCTGCCGTGGCGGGACGCGGAGGTCACGTACCTGAGTGCGCCGCGCAGTCCGGGTGAGGCGGTCGCCGCGCTGGAGGCGGCGCTGGCGGGGCGGGAGGCGGGTCCGGCGCTGGTGTGTGTGACGGGCGCTTCGAATGTCACCGGCGAGATCTGGCCCGTACGGGAGCTGGCCGCGGCGGCGCATGCGCACGGGGCGCGGATCGTGCTCGACGCGGCGCAGTTGGCGCCGCATCACCCGGTGGATGTCACGGAGCTGGATGTGGACTGGGTCGCCTTCTCCGGCCACAAGCTGTACGCGCCCTTCGGGTCGGGCGTGCTGGCGGGGCGGGCGGACTGGCTGCGGGAGGCCGAGCCTTATCTCGCGGGCGGCGGCGCTTCGAAGAAGGTGGCGCGGCGAAGTGATGGTGGCGTGGATGTGGAGTGGCACGAGACGGCCGCCCGGCATGAGGCGGGTTCGCCGAATGTGATCGGGGTCTACTCCATTGCCTCGGCGTGCCGTGCGCTGACCGAGGCCGGGTTCGACCGGCTGGTCGAGCGGGAGCAGGAGCTGGTGGGGCGGGTGCGGGCCGGGCTGGCGGAGGTGCCCGAGGTGAAGGTGCTCTCGCTTTTCGGGGATGACGCTCCGAGGGTCGGGGTCATCTCGTTCGTGGTGCGGGGGTGGAACAGCTCGCACTTCGCCGCTGCTTTGTCGGCTGAATACGGGATCGGTGTGCGGGACGGTCTGTTCTGCGCCCACCCGCTGGTTCGTACGCTGCTCGGTGACGACCGCCAGGAGCCCGGGGACTGCGGTGGCGACGCCACGCTGAACGCCATCCGGGTCTCCTTCGGCGCGGGTACGCCCGATGAGCACGTCGACCGCTTTCTGGCGGCCGTCGCCGAGCTCGTGCGGGACGGTGCCAAGTGGAACTACCGCACCGAGAACGGCCGTTGCGTGCCGGCCGAGGACTGA
- a CDS encoding Lrp/AsnC family transcriptional regulator, translating into MITAIVLIQTSVDQIPEIAESIAALEGVSEVYSVTGTYDLVAMVRVARHDDLADVIPGQISKIPGVEATDTHVAFRTYSQHDLEAAFSIGLDA; encoded by the coding sequence GTGATCACCGCGATCGTCCTCATCCAGACCAGCGTCGACCAGATCCCCGAGATCGCGGAATCCATCGCCGCCCTCGAAGGCGTCAGCGAGGTCTACTCCGTCACCGGCACCTACGACCTCGTCGCCATGGTCCGGGTCGCCCGCCACGACGACCTCGCCGACGTCATCCCCGGCCAGATCAGCAAGATCCCCGGCGTCGAGGCCACCGACACGCACGTGGCCTTCCGCACCTACTCCCAGCACGACCTTGAGGCCGCGTTCTCCATCGGCCTCGACGCGTAG
- a CDS encoding rhomboid family intramembrane serine protease has translation MVIPVYDKNPVRRTPVVTYALIGVCALVFLIGPASGFNPAYGTGYRHLLCEQSVYFAHWGVIPDELWHGRLPSSGLLLPRHCTAPPFTKSPFLSVLTALFVHGSWVHLLGNLLFLYVFGDNVEARMGRARFLLFYVVAGYLATYGFAAAHAGSTQTLVGASGAISGVLGAYLYLYPKARVTSLFPFLFFLPLRFPAWMVLCFWFALQWLASQTTRSGPGVAYLAHIIGFLFGFLCTWVCFRRPPKLEPAPAPPGTPQATQGEPQP, from the coding sequence ATGGTCATCCCGGTGTACGACAAGAACCCGGTCCGCCGCACACCCGTGGTCACCTACGCCCTCATCGGGGTGTGCGCCCTCGTCTTCCTCATCGGCCCCGCCTCCGGCTTCAACCCCGCCTACGGCACCGGCTACCGCCACCTGCTGTGCGAGCAGAGCGTCTACTTCGCCCACTGGGGCGTCATCCCCGACGAGCTCTGGCACGGCCGCCTCCCCAGCAGCGGCCTCCTCCTCCCCCGCCACTGCACCGCCCCGCCCTTCACCAAGTCGCCGTTCCTCTCCGTCCTCACCGCCCTGTTCGTCCACGGCAGTTGGGTGCACCTGCTCGGCAACCTGCTCTTCCTCTACGTCTTCGGCGACAACGTCGAGGCCCGCATGGGCCGTGCCCGCTTCCTTCTCTTCTACGTCGTCGCCGGCTACCTCGCCACCTACGGCTTCGCCGCCGCCCACGCCGGCTCCACCCAGACCCTCGTCGGCGCCTCCGGGGCGATCTCCGGCGTCCTCGGCGCCTACCTCTACCTCTATCCCAAGGCCCGGGTCACCAGCCTCTTCCCGTTCCTCTTCTTCCTCCCCCTGCGCTTCCCCGCCTGGATGGTCCTGTGCTTCTGGTTCGCCCTCCAGTGGCTCGCCTCCCAGACCACCCGCTCCGGCCCCGGCGTCGCCTACCTGGCCCACATCATCGGTTTCCTCTTCGGCTTCCTCTGCACCTGGGTGTGCTTCCGCCGACCCCCTAAGCTTGAGCCCGCGCCCGCCCCGCCGGGCACGCCCCAGGCCACCCAAGGAGAACCCCAGCCGTGA